A stretch of the Ochrobactrum sp. BTU1 genome encodes the following:
- a CDS encoding PAS domain-containing protein — MKNRSTIAIFSEWQRLALSQGNALHAPQRELIQPRKLGRHLSDLFILEEDETGDLMFRLAGTRVCALFGRELKATRFLSLWPERNRSALNELARNIDSLLVPALSQNDGISLSGRSLAFEMLLAPLERGEGGRINLLGSIVVLSDVAWTGADPLVLGHLNSVEPLAPDLIIEQEVRKPSVMTVNVANSTRRWGTPVPAHNMPALRVINGGKA; from the coding sequence ATGAAAAACCGCAGCACGATCGCAATCTTTAGCGAATGGCAGCGACTGGCTTTAAGTCAGGGTAACGCGCTCCATGCGCCGCAGCGCGAACTGATCCAGCCTCGCAAGCTCGGACGGCATTTGTCGGATCTGTTCATTCTTGAAGAAGATGAAACGGGTGACCTGATGTTCCGCCTCGCGGGCACACGCGTTTGTGCCCTGTTCGGTCGCGAACTTAAAGCCACTCGGTTCTTGTCACTCTGGCCTGAACGCAATCGCTCTGCCCTTAACGAACTTGCCAGAAACATTGATTCTCTGTTGGTCCCGGCTTTGAGCCAGAATGACGGCATTAGTCTCTCAGGGCGCAGCCTAGCCTTTGAGATGTTGCTGGCACCGCTCGAAAGAGGTGAAGGCGGAAGAATCAATCTGCTTGGCAGCATCGTTGTTCTTAGTGATGTCGCATGGACCGGTGCTGATCCACTGGTCTTGGGCCATCTTAACAGTGTTGAACCGCTTGCCCCCGATCTAATCATTGAGCAGGAGGTCCGCAAACCTTCCGTGATGACCGTCAATGTAGCAAACAGCACACGCCGCTGGGGTACGCCGGTTCCTGCGCACAATATGCCAGCTCTCCGGGTCATCAACGGCGGAAAAGCCTGA
- a CDS encoding transglutaminase-like cysteine peptidase: MTKQTIIAAILLILGTAFAQAANPASKSHWMPTGERTSQPIGHYEFCERHDTECKITSANSAPLTLNQKVWQEIIAVNASVNERIAPRTDMDVWGREEYWEYPTTAGDCDDYMLLKRRELIALGIPLNTLLMTVVRQANGEGHAVLTVRTDRGDFILDNLDQRVRLWNETDYTYLKRQSTTNTGTWVSIKDGRETFVSSIRN, from the coding sequence ATGACGAAGCAAACAATCATCGCAGCAATCCTGCTGATACTAGGTACGGCTTTTGCGCAAGCAGCGAATCCAGCATCTAAGTCGCACTGGATGCCAACGGGTGAGCGTACATCTCAGCCGATCGGCCATTATGAATTTTGCGAGCGCCATGACACAGAGTGCAAGATCACCAGCGCTAACAGCGCACCGCTGACGCTCAATCAGAAAGTCTGGCAAGAAATCATCGCTGTTAACGCCAGCGTCAATGAACGAATCGCACCACGCACCGATATGGACGTCTGGGGCCGCGAGGAATATTGGGAATACCCAACCACGGCTGGCGATTGCGATGACTATATGTTGCTCAAGCGCCGCGAGCTGATTGCACTCGGTATCCCTCTCAACACGCTCCTGATGACAGTCGTTCGTCAGGCAAATGGCGAAGGCCATGCGGTTCTGACGGTACGCACAGATCGCGGCGACTTCATTCTCGACAATCTCGATCAGCGTGTGCGCCTTTGGAACGAAACCGACTACACCTATCTTAAGCGCCAATCGACGACCAACACTGGCACCTGGGTCTCTATCAAGGATGGCCGCGAAACCTTCGTCAGCAGCATCCGCAACTGA